The Hujiaoplasma nucleasis DNA window AAGGACATAAGCATTAAACCATGATAAATTACCTAAATCATATAGTAAATGATAGAGATGAATAGAATCATATGATAAATCATTGATATGATTTCCATAAGATAAGTCGTGGTCCCAAGTAGGACCAAACATTAATTTTCCACCCTTGTCTTTATATACAAAAGTAGAACTATAGTTATTGTCCATATCATTTGTTAGTAATTGTAAAATATACATATCCACCGCTGATTCTATATCTACTAGTGCTGATATTGCTTCTTCACTCTTATCAACATATATAGCATCATAGACATCAATCATATAATTTTGTATATAAGTGACTTGTTCAGGTGATTTTGCGTCACTTTTAATGACGTAGAAAGAGACTAAACTAGAATATAGATATTGTGATATATTCCAATACCCTATTTCACCAGGAGCTGCAGAGTAACCTGGAATATCAAACCATCCAGTCATGTAAGCCCCTTCTTCATCACGACGATATTGATCGCATTCTAGTTCAAGCAAATAGCCTGTATCAACGATGGTTGGATTATCAATACCACTTTCATCAATATTAACTCTATTTTCGTTGACATGAGTTTGTTCTGCAACAAGATAAACACCTTGATAATTATTGTTTAAATAGACTTCTACAAACATGGTATCTGAGACAAAAGTATGTCTTAATAATTGGCTAGCCAAATCAAATGTAGTTTTATTTCTTAGCATTGAAAAATCAACATACTCTGCCAATAATAACCAAGATTTAGATGGTCCATTACCCATACCTAATAGTTGAATATCTTCATCAAATTTAAGTCTGTATGGTTTTTTTGCATATTGTTGAGTCGAGTTACCTCTTAATCTAATGCCTGCTTGTAAGTTAGAGAAATCATAAACGCCTTCCTTGGTTGTTAGTGATATAAGTGCGCTTAAGTAAGTTTCATCGCTAGAAATATCTTGTGAATTATTGGTCTGTATTCTTATAATAGGCATAAGTAATTCTTCTGGTTCTGAAGTAGTCAGAGGTTGAGTTGGTTCTTGTGTCACGGGATTTGTTGGTTGATTGGTAGTTAAATTAACGCTTGTTTGTTCATTTGTTTCTTGATTAGTTGTTTGATCTAATTGCACACACCCAATAAGTAAAAACATTGACAAAAGTAAGTAAAATAATGATACCCATTTTTTCATAAATTACCCCCATATAGTATTAATTTCAGTATAGCACTTTTAAAAATGAAGAAAATAGACTTTCTATTTTTTTTATAATATTTTTATTCAATTTTTAATGATGAGCCATATTTTTGTAAAATTACCATATTAAGACATAATTTTACTTGTAAGTATATGGGTGACTATGATAAAATGATGCAAAAATGAATGGATGGTAGAGGATGAAAAAAATTAAAAAATTATTCATTTTTATCTTTTTCTTAATATTTGTTGGGATTTTACTGGTTTTTATTCCAAAACCAAAGTATGCTAATAAAAATCCTTTTCTAGCAAAAGATGGTAAACCTTTAGTCATGGCACATGCT harbors:
- a CDS encoding CotH kinase family protein — encoded protein: MKKWVSLFYLLLSMFLLIGCVQLDQTTNQETNEQTSVNLTTNQPTNPVTQEPTQPLTTSEPEELLMPIIRIQTNNSQDISSDETYLSALISLTTKEGVYDFSNLQAGIRLRGNSTQQYAKKPYRLKFDEDIQLLGMGNGPSKSWLLLAEYVDFSMLRNKTTFDLASQLLRHTFVSDTMFVEVYLNNNYQGVYLVAEQTHVNENRVNIDESGIDNPTIVDTGYLLELECDQYRRDEEGAYMTGWFDIPGYSAAPGEIGYWNISQYLYSSLVSFYVIKSDAKSPEQVTYIQNYMIDVYDAIYVDKSEEAISALVDIESAVDMYILQLLTNDMDNNYSSTFVYKDKGGKLMFGPTWDHDLSYGNHINDLSYDSIHLYHLLYDLGNLSWFNAYVLEKWNEINQDDGLLDQAMANIDVYTNTYSELFIQNHNMWKNTRETGGWHLYYQEELTSQDDGKEQFKAWLVERILFIDQYLNSIIE